The sequence TTGAAGAACGGAATGATCCCCGCGAATCAAAATTCTTTCTGGAAAATTCCGGAGAATTAGCCCCCAATGGAAAACCGGAACAAAACCAGGCAAAATACGGAACTTCGGCATTAAGTTCACCTACAGCACCTACTTATTTATTAAGCTATCATGAATTACAATTCCTGAAAGCCGAAGCTTATGCCCGGTTGAATAATACGACTGAAGCTTTAAATGCCTTGTCAAAAGCCATTACAGCTGCTTTTGAAAAAGTAGGCCTGACGGAAGATGAAGCTGATGAGTATTTTGAAAGCATTCAGGGAAGATTAAACACTAATCTGTTGGAAGAAATCATGGTTCAGAAATATCTGGCATTTTATGAAGAAGAATCCATGGAAGCTTATAATGATTATCGCCGATTAACTGCCATGGGTAACGAGAATTTCATTAGATTAAGCAATGCAAATAATCCGGCGAAATTTCCGAAAAGATATACCTATGGGGATAGTGATGTCAGCGCCAATGAAAATATCGGAAGTATTTTCGGGAACGGCAGTTATGTTTATGAAGAACCGGTATGGTGGGCCGGAGGAACACGTTAATACTTATTCAACCTTAAAAAAGAACAAAATGAAATCTTCATTCAATCATAGTTTTTACATTCTTTTGCTTTCCATTGCATTTTTGAGCGCTTGTAATACGGAAGAAGATCCACCTTACGACAACAGCGATGTTTTTATTGAATATGACCAATATATGGTACCTAGGAACAATATCGGTGCTTATCTTTATTCTGATCTGGATGATCAGGTGAAAGTCAGGTTCAGGGTAAATGCTGACGCATCCTCTGTTAAAGTCCGGTTAATGAAAAAAGGAGAAGAAGAATATGGCCCGGAAACAGAAGTAATACCCGTCAATCAACAATGTGAACTCACCTATACCATTTCCGAATTAAACTGGACAGGAGAGGATGATGAAGCCATGGTTAAAGTGACCAATGGTCCGGTTTCAAAAGAGATAGTATTGACCACCGTTCCTTGCTGGATCAGTCTGGATAATTATAAGTACTGGGAGGTGCTTAATCTGATCTTTGCAAACAAAACATTTACCCCGATACAAGGTAAATCGATTAATGACACCATTAATTTTATGGTATCGGTCGATGAATGGATCGATATGAATCAGGCGACATGGGATGTTGTGTATACCGTAGGAATAAATGGAGTGGAACAAAATATTCCCCTTAAGGTCTCAGCATCGAAAAAATCGGCTTCCTGCATTTTTTCAATGAAAAATCTGGCATTTAATCCAAAGGATACTGTTTTCATTTATGCGACAGTTACCAATAAAGGAGTCTCAAGGATGGGCGACTATGCTTTTATTGTTTCAGACCTGACTCCGGCTTTTTCTTCAGAAATTGAGTATGCCGAATCATTTGCACCGGCAATCAGCAAAATCGAAAATGACACGATCATGGTAACGGCTATTGTAAAGAAAAGCATAAATTATCGCGAATGGCTTGATCTTACTAATGCTACCTGGTCCTATACTTATTCGGTAGGTGCCAAAGGCGCTCCCTCTGCACCCATCCCTGTCAGCACTGATAATATTGAAAATGATGAGACGATGTCCGTTGCTAAGTTTGTCAATATTTTTGGCAGTTTATCAGGAGTTGCCCAATATGATACCTTATTTATCAATAGTGTAATGGAAATTGATGGCAATACCCTGCCTGTTAAATATAGTTTCCAGATATCCAAGTGATATAAAGGTCCAATACATCATAAAAAAAGAGGCAATATCGCCTCTTTTTTTATGATGTGCCAGGTGTTTATTTAAATCTGTCACGATGTGCCCACAATCCGAGCGCCGGATTGGAAATATAGAAAATCTCTTCTCCATCGGGCATCGTATTGAATCCGTCTGTCAACCGGTCAGGATCGTATCTTTTTTTCATCTCATCCAAGTCCGCATAATTGAAATAGACACTTTCTATTTCATCCTTAGTTAACTTTCCGGGACAATAGGTAACTGTAAAACGGCCTTCGCTGGAACCATGGATCAAATGTGCCGCTGCCCCCAGATTATCCCTTAACTCCTGGTTCTTTTCAACAGCTTCAAGCGTCCTGGGTGTTCCGGCGTAACCATATTTCCGGATCAACCGGTCTATTTCTTTATCTTCTCCGAACTCTTTCAATCCGGGCGCCAGAACGATCAACTCTGCTCCGTCAGCCAGAGCCATTCTGGTACGATAAATACTTTTGTTGCCCAGCCATGTACTTTTAAATTCTTCCGGATCGAGCCATACCACTGCTTTCTTAATAGGTTTTTCCACCATCAGGAAGTTGGCTTCAAGTGATAACTCCGATGCCAGACGGAAGCATTCAAAATCATCTCCTGCATACAAACCCCGGATCTGCAGTTTTCCCTGCTCATCTTTACTCACCACGGTTTGAATGTACACGATAGGCAGATGATTCGTGAAATGTTCCGAAGCATAGTTCAAGACACTGCGTACAGGAGATTCGGCACGCCCCATGATCCGTTCCATTCCGTATACCGCACCGATAAAATGGCTTTTATTGATGCCTTCCGAACCACCTGTTCCGACAAAAACGTTCTTGTTGTAGTTGGCCATCCCTATTACTTCATGAGGAACTACCTGACCTATGGATAGGATCAGGTCAAATTCTCCTTCCACCAGTAATTTATTGACCTGTGCCGGCCAGGTATAATCCAGTTTACCTTCGGATACTTCCTTAACATATTCCGAAGGGATCGTACCTACCGTTACCACATCATTACGCCAGTCATGCACCCGGAACAAGTCTTTAGGTACTTTACCGAACATGCGCTCGATCTCACTATCCGTCATTGGAAAATGTGTTCCCAACGCAGGCAATACATCAGTAAGTGCTTTCCTGTAATACTCCCATACCATTTCAGTGATGGTTCCGGCAAATGAATGGAACCGGGTAAAATCAGGTGGCAAAACCAATACTTTTTTTCGGGGACCCAATTTATTGAAAATACCGGTCAACGCACTTCTTAATTCTTCGTTTGAAAAAGCGCCATCCTTCGATCCTTTAGAATAATATAACATAATATATCATTGTTATGTTGCCGGTACAAATGATGATCCATACCGGCAAACAGTGAATATTTTTAACGTTTTACCCTTGCATTTCCTTTCCAGATACTCCAAACCATATCCTCATCAGCCGGTTGGGCATAATCGGTAAGGAAAGTAGTGGCCAAAGCCCCGGTAGCCCATCCGAACTGAGCGCATTTTTCGGCTTCCCACCCCTTCAGGATACCGTAAAGCAACCCGCCGACAAAACCATCACCTCCGCCAATACGGTCGAGTACGCGAATAGGTCTCGGCTCTATAACGACAAAATCGTTACCTTCCAACATAATGGCTCCCCAAAGATGTTCATTTACGCTGACTACCTGACGTAAGGTATTGGCAAAAACCGATGTCCCCGGATAAGAATCCTTTACACGCATGGTCATATCTTTAAATGCGTCTATCTGATCTGAAATTGCTTTTCCTCC is a genomic window of Bacteroidales bacterium containing:
- a CDS encoding lactate racemase domain-containing protein, yielding MLYYSKGSKDGAFSNEELRSALTGIFNKLGPRKKVLVLPPDFTRFHSFAGTITEMVWEYYRKALTDVLPALGTHFPMTDSEIERMFGKVPKDLFRVHDWRNDVVTVGTIPSEYVKEVSEGKLDYTWPAQVNKLLVEGEFDLILSIGQVVPHEVIGMANYNKNVFVGTGGSEGINKSHFIGAVYGMERIMGRAESPVRSVLNYASEHFTNHLPIVYIQTVVSKDEQGKLQIRGLYAGDDFECFRLASELSLEANFLMVEKPIKKAVVWLDPEEFKSTWLGNKSIYRTRMALADGAELIVLAPGLKEFGEDKEIDRLIRKYGYAGTPRTLEAVEKNQELRDNLGAAAHLIHGSSEGRFTVTYCPGKLTKDEIESVYFNYADLDEMKKRYDPDRLTDGFNTMPDGEEIFYISNPALGLWAHRDRFK